The Venturia canescens isolate UGA chromosome 10, ASM1945775v1, whole genome shotgun sequence genome segment CAAAtggaataaattataaattaaaTATCCTAATAGAATCATTCACAACGTTAAGAAATAATGCGCACaataaatattgagaaaataaataaactatAAAAAAGCGAATAAATGAGTTGGATAAATTAATGAAGAATATCGATCGCGGTGGAACTTTCTATTGTTTTGAGCTAATTACAATCGAAGCGAGTAACGAGGTCGTCAGTGAACCATTCCTTTCAAATTGTCGTAAAAAGCCTTGAGATAGGCGTTGGAGTTACCGATAGCAGCGTTGAAGGCTGTGGGGACAGTTCCCACAATTTTGCGACCATATTCGTCGACGAAATTGACCACAGCGCCGGGGTTACTGGTCATGGGGAGGCCAccgaatttttctttgttttccgGTCGTTGGAGGTCGAAGGCTCCTCGATAATCGGTGCCGGGTACATTCGGCGGATTTGtctgaaaaagatttttctgcGATCAATATTTGAGATTTTAAAAGTTAAGGAAAGTCTCGCAAAATTATGGCGAGACCACAATTTAGCGAAATTTTGTACTTTTGGTACGATTTGATCCACTCTTTTCTgtattattttccatcattttttcactcccatcGGCCCCATGGAGGTTCCCTACCTGAGGATTCTGCGAGTCGTTAGGATTCTTCGGTGGTGCTTGATTTCCTTGGTTCCCCAGCAGCGGTGTTACGGCGtccgagatttttttctcaaagccTTTTGCTGCATCGACAATGCGCGTTGTTATGACTGTGGTTGCGTTGCTGTTGTTTCGCTGCTGATGACGAGATCGAATCGCGTCGAGTGCTGGACCGACTGCAAaaatcgtgagaaaaaaagttttcaagatGTCGAAAGATGCAAAAGTTCGTCGAAAGAAATAATTACTACTCACCATAAGAATTGATGACTGGGTTGACTTCTGGCTTCAGTGAATCGACGACCTCGCTAACGTTCTTTTGACTTATGGACGCGGCTTCGCTAGTAATCCGCATTTGGGGCAACTCAGGCCCACTGCATCCAGAATCAGGTCCGATGGAGCGGGCATATTGGCTTCTTTCTGTCTgtgcaaaatttgaaaacgTTTACATTTGTCTTTGGAATTTCCCGAGACGCCAATTTAGAGGTGGATTCACGATTGTGATTGTGAGAAACTCGGTGAATTGGAAAACTCGTTGAATGATACTCACGCACGGGGCAGCCGGGGTGGCTCGCAAAAACGTCGGCGCCGTTCTCCATCCGaacttcttctttttcaaacCTTTCGCTCCATGCCGAGTGAAGGTATGCGAAGATGTGTCTGAAATGAAAGGAGGAGGTCCACGACGCGCTGCTTCCTCGTCAGGACGAGTTTGATTCTCCAGGACGTATAACTGATTCAACACCAGCTCTTGGAGGTCTCTGTTGCGTTGGAGTTCGGCTTCCAAGGTCGGATCTCTTGGAGGACTCGGCACGAAATTCCCTTGTGGGATGAACTTCAGATGACATTGAAGTTGTCCGTAACCCGGTTGAACCAGGACTTCTCTGGGAGGCGTACTCTTCGTAGCTATGACCTTGAGAATTGGTTTCCCGTGGGCAGGTAAAAAGTTGATGTTCCTGGCCGATTGTATCGCCGGGTTGCTCGATAATGGTATTCGATCGAATCCAATTGGGGGTCTGAGGTTTATGGGAACGTACGAGTGCGCATGTCCAACGAGGGGAGCGGACTCTCCGTTGGCAGGTTCTGCTATGACGCTGCCCGGTGGATTCGACTGGGCGTTTTGGGCTCCGGGCGTCGGTTGGACTGGACCAGGTAGGGTAGGAAATTCGTCCGGGGCGATCATCTGGGGAACTTCATACCTGGAATTTGGTTGAACGTCGCTGGGTTGAACTACGAAGTTCGTGCCGGATTGGGCGGGGATGTTGGGGTCCGACTGAAGAACGCTTCCAGGAAGAATCTCCTGGGGATTTTCGGCTCTCAAGTTCCCTTGATCGTAGCCACGTAGGAAGGAAATGTTGATTATCGAAGGAGAAGGTCGTCCTCTGGCGTTCTGTTGATTGCCAGGTTGAACAGGAGTGCTGGCAGGCGGACTTGGCTGGGGATCAACGACCTCGACGTTCTGCTCATTTCCCGGTTGGACGGCCAGGTTGTTGGGAGAATTCAACTGCGGGATTCCGAGCCAATAATTTTGGCCCTTCCTCGGTTGAACGATTATGTTTTGCGGAGGTTCGACTCTGCTGATGGAGGAATTCGATTGAGGGGTTTGAGCACCCGCATTCTGGCCGTAGCCGGGCAGAATTGCTATGACCTTGGTGGGGTCGTATTCCGGAACACCGTGCCTAGAACTTTCTTTGTAAACGGGATTGTACTGGGGGATCCCGACCCAGTAGCTCGGGCCGTACTTCGGTCGAACTACCGCACTCTGGGGCAATTCGCTTTCGGGCTTTCCGTGGTTGAAACTTTCAACGTAAACGGTTTGGGCCGCTGGGATTATCGTCTGTTGAGGGATCCCGACCCAAACTGGTCGCCCGTACGTCGCCTGAAGCACTATGTTTTTGGGGGGCGCCGCCTGtggattttgaattttaggATTTCCATCCTGGCCCACTTGGAAACGGACGTTGGATGCTGGCCTCGGCTGCTCGCTTTGAATCTCGACGCTTTGGGCGCTGCTGGGTTCGACTCCGGCGGGACGCGGAGGAACGGATTGGGCTCTCCCGACATACGAACCGTAACCAGGTTGAACGAGGATTCTCCTCGTTGAAACTGCCTGAGGATTCTCGGTCCCATAAATCTGTTGGTAGCCGGGCTGGACCGGCAGATGGTAACCAGGCTGGATGACGATGTTGCCGGGGGATTGCGGACGTGGCATTCCGATTCTGGCCTCAGGTCGGTCGTAGCCGGGTCGAAGGATTATTGGGTTCGAGGGACTGGGCTGCGGAGCCGGATTCTGGGGATTCTGCGCTGTGGCAGGTTGAGCAGGGAAGTTGTGGAGCGGATTCGACTGAGGATTCCTAAAACTTTGGTTCTTTAGATGTCCAACGGTGATGTTGGGAGTGAAGTATGGGGGGCTGCCGGATTTGGCACTTTGGTTTGATGGAATTATGCTGTTCGGGGAATTTGGAATTTCCGATTTCGGAACGTCAACTCCTGCAGCACTGGGCCGCACAGGAAAGCTCACCtgccgattttttattttggaatTCCCCCCGTAACCGCTCCGATGATTCATGCTGTTAGGCTTATTCGACTGAGAATTCATCGACTTCGAGTTTGCTTCGTATCCGGGCTGAACGATTATGCCGTTGGGCCGTTTGTACTGAGGAATATTCCGAtcctcaattttcacgttttcgtgAGATGGTGTCGGATCATTTTCGAGCCTCGAACTCGGCCGGGCCTCGTCAGAGTTTATCAGTATGTCTCCATTCGACGACACGATGGCAACCGAGACGACCAGTGTCCAAGCCAActaaacgaaaacaaaatgatcTATAAATTACCATATTCAATCatcaaataaatacaaaaaatcagaataatttaaagaaaattgaCAAACTGTGACAATGGAtgaaaattaattagaatttctACACACATCTGTCGAGTGGGGTGAAGTGAGGATGGCCGGAAATTATTGGAGTGCAAAGATTCAAATTTCACACTGCCTTATattcgagtggaaaaaaaattttgcctcATTTCAACTTCTTCAATTAAGAAGGATGTTTTGATCCATTATTTCGGGTAATTGTAtcgcgaatcgacatcattttattttcttgatatataaataaaattattgaaagtaTTTAAATATTCGACACGACATTTGAATCGTTTTTTcgaccaaatgttgttgaatttcatTTATGCGTTTACGCATTTTGTatcgataaataattaataacaaTTATCAGTGGAAACGGACTTACCGTTGCGCGTTGTATGAGCTCCatcgttattttttgactGAAGAGTTCAATCGCTGGAACAAGACTGATCGACGAAGGAGCTTCTACGTCGAGAGTCGTTCAACTGGACAAAAATGCTGACTGCCAGTCGCTACTTTCGTAAGGTTGCGAACTTCCGAATAAGCATTTTCCTTCGATTTGCAATACcttaaaattttcttcgaagTATGAGAACTATTCCAATGGCCAAAATGGCAGtatctttaaaaaatcactaaaaaGTACGCTGAAAAGtcagaaaaagtatttttaaatACCTCGAAAATCGTctcattcaaaaaatatcgtagaaacaatttttaataGCTTTAagaaaacctcgtttttttcatctattcCGTTTTATCTGAGAATAGATAAAAGATTGGTTTTCGAATGTAAATTAGGCTGAGTAAGAGTCGATTGAAAGTCTGACGAGACAGTGAGCTCAGATCAAGGAATAAGGATGTCGGAGAAATAACGGACGGAGGGAATCCCTTTAAGGGAGTTCTCCAAGGTCTGTTTAACTCTGGCGAAGTGCTGTCTCCATCGATCCGTCAGATCCGGATTTGTTTCTCCATTGAATACGTAAAAGGGTCTCGCAGCATTTCGCGCGAAACTTTTAAGCTATTTTCTCAGTTTTTCTCTGTCTCATTTCCGCGTTCATTCTCCCACTGGGATTCTCGTCGTCGAATATTTGTGTTAGTTTtagtgagagaaaaagaaaggggAATAAAAATCGCGTCAGCGAGTTCGAAGGCTTCGTCGAACGCGACGAAACATTCGCTGGCTGCGCGCTGAATGCAATAACGAAACTTTGCGttccaatttaaaaattctgaCGTAAATTATGTGCGTGGTAAATGAATGGAGTCGGCGCTGCTACTTTTGACTCATCGTTATCGTATTTGATCGAATATTCTGTTGAAACAAGCTTTGAAACCTCAgaattttattactttttgtCCCAACGATTCGAGCGCTATGTCAACacgaaaaagaatttcaattcacGTTCATCCTCGCTTTACATCGACGCTAATTGGGTcaaattcagtttttcatcgtttcgcaattttttataGAATGCAACGATGCATTTTTGCTGCGTCCATTGTTTTCGGTGGCACGAAACACTTCGGAATCGTTTCACAAATTCTCATTCCTCTACTCTAAttcaatgcatttttttcatcaaatttttcaatctcaatTTCAACGGTCGCACCAATAATTACCAGTGCAAATGAACTATTGCAGTTCGGCCAACAATTgccacagaaaaaaaattcatttaaggagggtggatcgcgacgatacaatgttgccaggctaaatgataagaatttaataaaatttggtaaatgtattctttaaaaatatataaaacgatataaatttttttagattttcctaccacacagctctcgagtaattgaactaaagttcacgcgtataagcatagagtttacatatctacagttatacatctcgtgaataagaacttcgatttaacgctcatagttatgcgataaccatgtggtaaaaaaatttgaaaaaaattgtattcgtgtacttgatgccaaagaatgttgtcacgaaatttgatcaaattctgattatttttatttcgtgatcgACCCTCCTTAAAGGCCAAGGGCTGCCAAACGAGTTGATCcagaaaaatggagattcAAAActtatcataatttttttcaatttattcattttatttttattaatgaatgtatgtattaaaaaaaaaaaataaatttctctAAAAATTGTGCCCGCGTTTATTCGCATTTGTAAATTCGGATTTAAACGAAATTAGTAAATTCGAAACTTTGAATGATCGAATTTTTGTTGTTCCAAGGTTGCGTATCCGTTACGTGATGCCGGCGGCGCACTTGACGCTGCGGGAGGAGGACGTGGTGAGGTTGACTCTCGAGTTTCTTCACGGTCGTGATCTCCACATTTCGCAGTTGTCCCTGGAGCGTGAGACCGGTGTTATAAACGGTCAGTACAGCGACGACGTGTTGTTTTTGCGTCAGTTGATATTGGACGGACAATGGGACGACGTGTTAGAGTTTATCCAGCCGTTGGAGGCGTTGCCGGATTTCGAGATGAGAAAATTCACGTATTCGATACTGCGGCACAAATACGTAGAGCTCTTGTGCATTAAATCCGAGGCGAATTTGATCGTGGCCGGTACGAACGGGAGCGTTGACAACGCGGTCGAAGAGGTTGTCAAGGTACTGAGTGACCTTGAAAAAGTAGCGCCAACGAAAGACGAGTACAGTTCTCTGTGTCTACTCCTGACGTTGCCAAGATTGACCGATCACCTGCAGTACAAAGATTGGAACCCGAGCAACGCCAGAGTCCAATGTTTCCGGGAGGTGCATCCGCTCGTCGAGAAGTTTTTGCCGGGGGATCGTAAATCCTCGGAGCCTGGAAACCCGCCGAGTTCTGCGAAGAACGACCGCCTCATACAGCTCATAATCAAAGGAATACTGTACGAATCCTGCGTTAATTATTGCCAAGCCAAAGCGACCGGTTCGAAGGAGTCTGAGCAGGTGGAAATGAGCTTTTCGAGGCTGCTCGATGGCTCCGTCGGCTTCAGCGATTCGGACCTCAGCCTGCTCTCCTGGCTGCAGAGCATTCCACCGGAAACATTCGCTGTGCCCTTTGCTCAACGGACTCTCAACGTCGATGTCGAGAGGCTCGAAAAGCCCTCCCTCGAAACTTCCTGGACCGAACACATGCTCATCACTCCCATAAAACCAAAGACCTTCCCCCATAGTGCTATGCCCTTCACGAGGCCAAGGTCAGCCGCCGATATGATGTCTCGGAGCCTCGTACCGGCCCTCGAAGCTGGCCTGGGCCCCCGCAGCCCCGGACCTAAAAATACTGTTCTACCTTCTGCCGCTCTCATGGCACTTTCCACCGGCGACATAAATCCAATGTCTCGATCGTCCTTCGCCAGCTTCCATCTGACCGGCTTCAAAAATAACAAACTCATGAACACCAGCGTCGACCGACTCTTCGAAAACGAAGGCGACGTCTTTTTGAGCTCGAGCTACGCCGAGTTCCAACAATTACCATCCATTCAGGAAACCATCAGTGCTGCTGCCGCACAACCTAAAGCTCCCCCGAGAACGAGAGGACAATCCAAGAGCCCGGATGGTGAGTTCGCAACACTTTGACAAGCTCTTTCGATCCTACAGATACTGGGAGCGACAAAAttccatcatttttgtttgacgaatTTGTTTGACCGTTTGGTAAGCCTCACTTTTTGTCTGTTCAGGTCTCAAGGCAGATCCATCGGCAGCTTCGACGCCCGAGCGTCGATTGCCAGGTCGCGAATCCCCGGCTCCCTCGACCGCGCGAAGTTCCCGGCGAGATTCCCTCGCGGACAAGCCAACGGGGATCGCTGCCAAAATACCGGAACCGACCCCCGTTCCCCCACGATCAACCGCTCTCTCC includes the following:
- the LOC122417550 gene encoding uncharacterized protein, with product MENGADVFASHPGCPVQRSQYARSIGPDSGCSGPELPQMRITSEAASISQKNVSEVVDSLKPEVNPVINSYVGPALDAIRSRHQQRNNSNATTVITTRIVDAAKGFEKKISDAVTPLLGNQGNQAPPKNPNDSQNPQTNPPNVPGTDYRGAFDLQRPENKEKFGGLPMTSNPGAVVNFVDEYGRKIVGTVPTAFNAAIGNSNAYLKAFYDNLKGMVH
- the LOC122417546 gene encoding WD repeat-containing protein 47 isoform X1, producing MVVVTSSAVTVVEDFSKDTLGRLRIRYVMPAAHLTLREEDVVRLTLEFLHGRDLHISQLSLERETGVINGQYSDDVLFLRQLILDGQWDDVLEFIQPLEALPDFEMRKFTYSILRHKYVELLCIKSEANLIVAGTNGSVDNAVEEVVKVLSDLEKVAPTKDEYSSLCLLLTLPRLTDHLQYKDWNPSNARVQCFREVHPLVEKFLPGDRKSSEPGNPPSSAKNDRLIQLIIKGILYESCVNYCQAKATGSKESEQVEMSFSRLLDGSVGFSDSDLSLLSWLQSIPPETFAVPFAQRTLNVDVERLEKPSLETSWTEHMLITPIKPKTFPHSAMPFTRPRSAADMMSRSLVPALEAGLGPRSPGPKNTVLPSAALMALSTGDINPMSRSSFASFHLTGFKNNKLMNTSVDRLFENEGDVFLSSSYAEFQQLPSIQETISAAAAQPKAPPRTRGQSKSPDGLKADPSAASTPERRLPGRESPAPSTARSSRRDSLADKPTGIAAKIPEPTPVPPRSTALSGEPLEQSYNGDLCKEYQKQKQRLQETIQQKERERDELVRQLSAPLTTTQIADNRLQNDGTKANLESKGPSPVHSSTPHRSGIQSPKLNGSETVLRQNSTPSSVYDSRLPEGHYDIVKSAKPEPRPDLETSNGSSNGGRPRFVPVTALEDVQAVRCAEFHPHGKLYAVGSNSKTLRICSYPKLHDVREDHQTYQPTVLFKRTKHHKGSIYCLAWTPDGQLMATGSNDKTVKLMRFNADTSNLEGQEVELTMHDGTVRDLCFLEDTSNKSSLLISGGAGDCKIYVTDCATGTPFQALSGHSGHVLTLYNWGGAMFVSGSHDKTVRFWDLRTRGCVNMVTPATVPGSRNLIPLQVGSPVAALCVDPSGRLLVSGHEDSSCVLYDMRGGRTVQCFKPHAADIRSIRFSPSAYYLLTGGYDNKLVLTDLQRDLTMPLPSVVVAQHQDKVISGRWHPTEFSFLSTSADKTATLWALPPV
- the LOC122417546 gene encoding WD repeat-containing protein 47 isoform X2, translating into MVVVTSSAVTVVEDFSKDTLGRLRIRYVMPAAHLTLREEDVVRLTLEFLHGRDLHISQLSLERETGVINGQYSDDVLFLRQLILDGQWDDVLEFIQPLEALPDFEMRKFTYSILRHKYVELLCIKSEANLIVAGTNGSVDNAVEEVVKVLSDLEKVAPTKDEYSSLCLLLTLPRLTDHLQYKDWNPSNARVQCFREVHPLVEKFLPGDRKSSEPGNPPSSAKNDRLIQLIIKGILYESCVNYCQAKATGSKESEQVEMSFSRLLDGSVGFSDSDLSLLSWLQSIPPETFAVPFAQRTLNVDVERLEKPSLETSWTEHMLITPIKPKTFPHSAMPFTRPRSAADMMSRSLVPALEAGLGPRSPGPKNTVLPSAALMALSTGDINPMSRSSFASFHLTGFKNNKLMNTSVDRLFENEGDVFLSSSYAEFQQLPSIQETISAAAAQPKAPPRTRGQSKSPDGLKADPSAASTPERRLPGRESPAPSTARSSRRDSLADKPTGIAAKIPEPTPVPPRSTALSGEPLEQSYNGDLCKEYQKQKQRLQETIQQKERERDELVRQLSAPLTTTQIADNRLQNDGTKANLESKGPSPVHSSTPHRSGIQSPKLNGSETVLRQNSTPSSVYDSRLPEGHYDIVKSAKPEPRPDLETSNGSSNGGRPRFVPVTALEDVQAVRCAEFHPHGKLYAVGSNSKTLRICSYPKLHDVREDHQTYQPTVLFKRTKHHKGSIYCLAWTPDGQLMATGSNDKTVKLMRFNADTSNLEGQEVELTMHDGTVRDLCFLEDTSNKSSLLISGGAGDCKIYVTDCATGTPFQALSGHSGHVLTLYNWGGAMFVSGSHDKTVRFWDLRTRGCVNMVTPATVPGSRVGSPVAALCVDPSGRLLVSGHEDSSCVLYDMRGGRTVQCFKPHAADIRSIRFSPSAYYLLTGGYDNKLVLTDLQRDLTMPLPSVVVAQHQDKVISGRWHPTEFSFLSTSADKTATLWALPPV
- the LOC122417546 gene encoding WD repeat-containing protein 47 isoform X3, which codes for MSAKPKIRSFEKRKLRIRYVMPAAHLTLREEDVVRLTLEFLHGRDLHISQLSLERETGVINGQYSDDVLFLRQLILDGQWDDVLEFIQPLEALPDFEMRKFTYSILRHKYVELLCIKSEANLIVAGTNGSVDNAVEEVVKVLSDLEKVAPTKDEYSSLCLLLTLPRLTDHLQYKDWNPSNARVQCFREVHPLVEKFLPGDRKSSEPGNPPSSAKNDRLIQLIIKGILYESCVNYCQAKATGSKESEQVEMSFSRLLDGSVGFSDSDLSLLSWLQSIPPETFAVPFAQRTLNVDVERLEKPSLETSWTEHMLITPIKPKTFPHSAMPFTRPRSAADMMSRSLVPALEAGLGPRSPGPKNTVLPSAALMALSTGDINPMSRSSFASFHLTGFKNNKLMNTSVDRLFENEGDVFLSSSYAEFQQLPSIQETISAAAAQPKAPPRTRGQSKSPDGLKADPSAASTPERRLPGRESPAPSTARSSRRDSLADKPTGIAAKIPEPTPVPPRSTALSGEPLEQSYNGDLCKEYQKQKQRLQETIQQKERERDELVRQLSAPLTTTQIADNRLQNDGTKANLESKGPSPVHSSTPHRSGIQSPKLNGSETVLRQNSTPSSVYDSRLPEGHYDIVKSAKPEPRPDLETSNGSSNGGRPRFVPVTALEDVQAVRCAEFHPHGKLYAVGSNSKTLRICSYPKLHDVREDHQTYQPTVLFKRTKHHKGSIYCLAWTPDGQLMATGSNDKTVKLMRFNADTSNLEGQEVELTMHDGTVRDLCFLEDTSNKSSLLISGGAGDCKIYVTDCATGTPFQALSGHSGHVLTLYNWGGAMFVSGSHDKTVRFWDLRTRGCVNMVTPATVPGSRNLIPLQVGSPVAALCVDPSGRLLVSGHEDSSCVLYDMRGGRTVQCFKPHAADIRSIRFSPSAYYLLTGGYDNKLVLTDLQRDLTMPLPSVVVAQHQDKVISGRWHPTEFSFLSTSADKTATLWALPPV